TGGTCGGCGTCGCCAAGGGCCCCGACCGCGATGCCGGACGCGAGCGGTTCTTCGTTCCGGGGCGGCCACCCTTCATGCTGCGCCACAACGATCCGGTTTTGTATTTCATCCAGCGCCTGCGCGACGAGGCCCACCGCTTCGCCATCGGCAGCCATCGCACCCGGCGTTCAAAAGCGATCGGAGTCTCGCCCCTTGATAGCGTTCCGGGCATCGGCGCCAGCCGCAAGAAAGCCCTTCTCCACCATTTCGGCTCGGCCAAGGCGGTTTCCCAGGCCGGATTGACCGATCTGGAGGCGGTGGAGGGGATCAGCGCCGCCCTGGCCAAAAAACTCTATGACCACTTCCACAGCGAGGGATAAAGTCGCCCTCAATGATCCGAAGGGGTGCGCCTTGCCCCCGCACCCTATCACACCGCCGCGGGGACCAGCCCTTGCTCACTCTGCCCAACATCCTGACCCTGCTGCGCATTCTGATCATTCCCCTGGTCGTCGTGCTGTTTTATGTCGATGGCGAGGGCTATCGCTGGGCCAATTGCGCCCTGTTCGCCGTCGCCGCCATCACCGATTTCTTTGATGGCTGGCTGGCCCGGCGCAGCAATCAGGTCTCGCGGCTTGGCCGTTTCCTCGATCCGATCGCCGATAAGCTGCTGGTCGCGGCGGTGCTGATGCTGCTGGTCGGCTTTGGCCGGATGAGCCCGTGGAGCTACCCGGCCGCCGTCGTCATCCTGATGCGCGAGATCCTGGTCTCGGGCCTGCGCGAATTCCTGGCCGAGATCCGGGTCGGCATGCCGGTGACCAAGCTGGCCAAATGGAAGACCACCGTTCAGCTGATCGCCCTGCCGGTGCTGATCGTTGGCGATACCCCGCTGATTCCGCTGCCGATCACCCTGATCGGCGAGGGATTGCTGTGGGTGGCGGCCGTCATGACCATCATCACCGGCTATGATTACCTGCGCGTCGGCCTGCGCCACATGGGCCCCGAACACGACGCGCCCCCGTCCCAGGCCCATAATACCCCCCGCTAAGCGGCCCCTTGCCCGCAAGGGCCGCCCCATCAAGGGATCCCCCATGCCCGCTTCTCCCCCACCCTCTTCCCTTCCCCCGCTTTCGGCCGATTGCTTCGACACCGCCGATCGCCTGTTGGCGCTTGATGACGCCGTCGATCGCCTGCTTGACCTGCTTGGCGCGGTGACGGCGATCGAACGCCTGCCGCTCGACCGGGCGCTGGGCCGGGTGCTGGCCGAGGATCTGACCAGCGCCCTGGTCATCCCCCCCGACGATAATTCGGCCATGGACGGCTATGGGGTGCGCTTCGCCGACCTCTCGCCGCAGGCTCCCACCCGCCTGCCCCTCACCTTGCGCGTGCCCGCCGGCCATCCCGCCGACCGCCCCCTGGGCCCGGGCGAGGCCGCGCGCATCTTCACCGGCGCGCCGATCCCCGAGGGCGTCGACACGGTGATCATGCAGGAGGTCTGCCACGAGGAGGACGGCTACGTCACCCTGCCCAGTGGCGAAAAGCGCGGCGCCAACGTGCGGCCGGCCGGCGCCGATGTCGCCATCGGCCAAACCGTGCTGGCCAGCGGTCGGCGCCTGGGTCCGATCGATGTGGCGATGGCCGCCCAGATCGGCGTGGCCGAGCTGGCGGTGCGCGCCCGCCTGAAGGTCGCGGTCTTCACCACCGGCGACGAGGTGGTCGAACCCGGCCAGCCGCTGCCGCCGGGCGGCATCTATAATTCCAATCGCCGCGCCCTGCTCGGGCTGCTGAGCACCCTGGGCGCCGAGTGCCTTGATCTCGGCAACCTGCCCGACCGCCCGGCGCTAATCCAAGGCGCCCTGGCCGAGGCGGCGCGCGCCGCCGATCTGGTCGTCACCTCGGGCGGGGTGTCGGTGGGCGGCGAGGATCACGTCAAGGACGCGGTGACGGCTTTGGGCTCGCTGGCCTTCTGGCGCCTGGCACTCAAGCCCGGCAAGCCGCTGGCCTTCGGCACCGTCGCTGGCAAGCCGTTTCTCGGGCTGCCCGGCAATCCGGTTTCGACCTTCGTCACCTTCTGTCTGGTCGGCCGGCCGGTGGTGTTGCGTCTGGCCGGGGTGACGGGGGAGCAATTACAGCCGCGCGGCTTCCCGGTGATCGCCGATTTCTCGCTGACCCGCAAACCCGGCCGCCGCGAATTCCTGCGCGGACAATTGCGCAGCGATTCCAGCGGCGCCATGGTCGTCGCCCCCTTCCCCGTGCAATCGTCCAATGTCGTCAGCTCGATCGTCCAATCCGACGGGCTGATCGATATCGGCCAAGGGGTGACCGTCGTCTCGCGCGGCGACCGGGTGCGCTTCATTCCCTTTAGCGAGCTGTTTTAAAAGCCAAACCCCCGGCCGCTTCTTCTCGCGGCCGGGGGCTGGGCCCGTCAGGCCGCCGAAGCGGAGGCGGAGGCCGCCTTGTCGTGGGTCCGCCCGACTTCCTTATCGTAATCCTCGACCAACCGGTGGGTGATTTCGCCCGGAGTATAGGTGTATTCTCCGATCTGGCGGACCGGCGTCACCTCGGCCGCGGTCCCGGTCAGGAACACTTCCTGGGCGTCGGCCAGTTCCTCGGGCATGATCGCCCGCTCGCTCACGTCATAGCCGCGGCGTCGGGCCAGATCGATCACGGTCTGGCGGGTGATGCCGTTCAGGAAGCAGTCGGGAATGGGCGTATGCAGCTTGCCGTCGATCACCAGAAAGACATTGGCTCCCGTCGCCTCGGCGATGCGGCCCCGGTAATCGAGCATCAGGGCGTCGTCGAAGCCATCGTTCTCGGCCTGATGCTTGGACAGGGTGCAGATCATATAAAGACCGGCGGCCTTGGAATGGGTCGGCGCCGTGTCGGGGGCCGGACGCCGCCACGGCGAGATCTTCAGGCGGATGCCGGCCAGCCGGGCTTCGGGCGAAAAATAGCTGGGCCACTGCCAGGCGGCGATGGCGACATTGATGCGGTTCTTCTGGGCCGCCACCCCCATCATCTCGCTGCCACGCCAGGCCAGCGGGCGGACATAGCCGTCGACGATGCCGTTGGCGTCAAGCACCCGGCGGGTCGCCGCATCGATTTCGGCCACCGAATAGGGCAGGGAAAACCCCAGAATCGACGCCGATTCGGTCAGTCGGCGCGAATGCTCGGTCAGCTTGAACACCTTGCCGTTATAGACGCGCTCGCCTTCAAACACGCAGCTCGCATAATGCAGGCCATGCGTCAGCACATGAACCTTGGCCTCGCGCCAGGGCACCATTTGACCGTTGAACCAGATGAAACCGTCACGGTCATCGAACGGAACGAGAGCCATCACGACACCTTTCGTCGAAAAAGGAGGTTTGGTCGTCGAAGGAGAAAACTTGGCGGGCATGGGTAGTTTTATGTCCGACAAAGCCGATCTTGCGTAACATCCTTCCGCCAACTATGTCAACATACCTGACCCAAATGCCGCACGAGATTTTTTCATGCAGGATCTAAGCCCTATAAAATCACTCTCAACACCGAAGGCGGGGATCGAGGGATGAGCGAGGTCAAATCGGGCGTGAACCCCCTTTTTCTGCGCGAGGAGGAACTGCGCCAGGGCATCGAGCTGCTGTTTTTCGCCTACCGCGATTTCACCAGCGAGGCCGACGCCATGCTGGCCAAGCACAATTTCGGGCGGGCCCACCACCGGGTGATCTATTTCGTCGGCCGCGAGCCGAAGATCGGCGTCAGCGCCCTGCTGGGGATCCTCGGCATCACCAAGCAAAGCCTGTCGCGCGTGCTGTCGCAACTGGTCGAGGAAGGCCTGATCGTTCAGCATCGCGGCCCACGCGACGGTCGCCAACGCCTTCTGGAACTGACCGAAAAGGGCATCGACATGGAACGCCGCCTGACCGAGGCCCAGCGCCGGCGCTTCGCCCGCGCCTATCGCGAAGCCGGGGCCGAGGCGGTCGAGGGGTTCCGCAAGGTCATGCTTGGCATGATCGATGGCCCGGCCCGCGAGCGCTTCGCCGCCGCCGCCAAGCGCGAGACCCCGCCCTCGCCGCCGCGCGTCAGCCGGGCCGGAGCACGCCGATGAGCGACCCCGCCCTGCCTGTGGCCCCCGTCGCCCCCGTGACCGAGGAACCGCCCCATATCCTGGTGGTCGATGACGACACCCGCATCCTCGCCCTGCTCAAACGCTTTTTGTCCGAACGCGGCTTCATCGTCACCGCCGCCGCCGATGCGGCCGAGGCGCGGCGCCAGCTTGCCGCCCTGCGCTTCGATCTGCTGGTGGTCGATGTGATGATGCCCGGCGAAAGCGGACTGGAGCTGACACGCTCGATCCGCGAGGACTCCGACGTTCCCATCCTCATCCTGACGGCGATGGACCAGCCCGACGACCGGGTCAGCGGCCTCGAAAGCGGCGCCGATGATTATCTGGCCAAGCCCTTCGATCCGCGCGAATTGGTCTTGCGGGTCAATGGCATCCTGCGGCGCCTGCGCCAAGCCCCCGATCTGCCGCCCGCCGCCCCGCCCGAGGGCCCCTTGCCGCTGGGAGCCTGCGTTTTCGATCCGCACCGCCAGGAACTGCTGCGCGGCGACGAGGTGGTGCGACTGACCACCGCCGAAACCGCCCTGCTCAGCACGCTCGCCGCCCGGGCCGGCGAGGCGATCAGCCGCGAGGATCTGGCTGAACTGACCGGGGTGGCCGGCAACCCCCGGGCCATCGATGTGCAGGTGACCCGCCTGCGCAAGAAAATCGAAGCCGACCCCCGCGTGCCCCGCCACTTGCAGACGGTGCGCGGACGC
The DNA window shown above is from Rhodospirillum rubrum ATCC 11170 and carries:
- the pgsA gene encoding CDP-diacylglycerol--glycerol-3-phosphate 3-phosphatidyltransferase encodes the protein MLTLPNILTLLRILIIPLVVVLFYVDGEGYRWANCALFAVAAITDFFDGWLARRSNQVSRLGRFLDPIADKLLVAAVLMLLVGFGRMSPWSYPAAVVILMREILVSGLREFLAEIRVGMPVTKLAKWKTTVQLIALPVLIVGDTPLIPLPITLIGEGLLWVAAVMTIITGYDYLRVGLRHMGPEHDAPPSQAHNTPR
- the glp gene encoding molybdopterin molybdotransferase MoeA, producing MPASPPPSSLPPLSADCFDTADRLLALDDAVDRLLDLLGAVTAIERLPLDRALGRVLAEDLTSALVIPPDDNSAMDGYGVRFADLSPQAPTRLPLTLRVPAGHPADRPLGPGEAARIFTGAPIPEGVDTVIMQEVCHEEDGYVTLPSGEKRGANVRPAGADVAIGQTVLASGRRLGPIDVAMAAQIGVAELAVRARLKVAVFTTGDEVVEPGQPLPPGGIYNSNRRALLGLLSTLGAECLDLGNLPDRPALIQGALAEAARAADLVVTSGGVSVGGEDHVKDAVTALGSLAFWRLALKPGKPLAFGTVAGKPFLGLPGNPVSTFVTFCLVGRPVVLRLAGVTGEQLQPRGFPVIADFSLTRKPGRREFLRGQLRSDSSGAMVVAPFPVQSSNVVSSIVQSDGLIDIGQGVTVVSRGDRVRFIPFSELF
- a CDS encoding branched-chain amino acid aminotransferase — protein: MALVPFDDRDGFIWFNGQMVPWREAKVHVLTHGLHYASCVFEGERVYNGKVFKLTEHSRRLTESASILGFSLPYSVAEIDAATRRVLDANGIVDGYVRPLAWRGSEMMGVAAQKNRINVAIAAWQWPSYFSPEARLAGIRLKISPWRRPAPDTAPTHSKAAGLYMICTLSKHQAENDGFDDALMLDYRGRIAEATGANVFLVIDGKLHTPIPDCFLNGITRQTVIDLARRRGYDVSERAIMPEELADAQEVFLTGTAAEVTPVRQIGEYTYTPGEITHRLVEDYDKEVGRTHDKAASASASAA
- a CDS encoding MarR family winged helix-turn-helix transcriptional regulator, translated to MSEVKSGVNPLFLREEELRQGIELLFFAYRDFTSEADAMLAKHNFGRAHHRVIYFVGREPKIGVSALLGILGITKQSLSRVLSQLVEEGLIVQHRGPRDGRQRLLELTEKGIDMERRLTEAQRRRFARAYREAGAEAVEGFRKVMLGMIDGPARERFAAAAKRETPPSPPRVSRAGARR
- a CDS encoding response regulator, which encodes MSDPALPVAPVAPVTEEPPHILVVDDDTRILALLKRFLSERGFIVTAAADAAEARRQLAALRFDLLVVDVMMPGESGLELTRSIREDSDVPILILTAMDQPDDRVSGLESGADDYLAKPFDPRELVLRVNGILRRLRQAPDLPPAAPPEGPLPLGACVFDPHRQELLRGDEVVRLTTAETALLSTLAARAGEAISREDLAELTGVAGNPRAIDVQVTRLRKKIEADPRVPRHLQTVRGRGYMLRPG